One genomic segment of Amycolatopsis sp. WQ 127309 includes these proteins:
- a CDS encoding peptidase inhibitor family I36 protein has translation MSSRRLRARLPHLLLLATIGLLTSAGVAQAAPSQPDPVCKKGEFCIWSADHYSGDAQRFDLRTANPEDCIPLPEGFDGSSFVNLMSRDVTVYQSEECTTEGDFITYPGAGTYVPNSPFVVRAIKIWE, from the coding sequence ATGTCTTCACGCCGCCTCCGCGCCCGCCTGCCGCACCTGCTGCTCCTGGCCACGATCGGCCTCCTGACCAGCGCCGGAGTCGCCCAGGCCGCCCCGTCCCAGCCGGACCCGGTCTGCAAGAAGGGCGAATTCTGCATCTGGTCGGCCGACCACTATTCGGGTGACGCCCAGCGTTTCGACCTGCGCACCGCGAATCCGGAGGACTGCATTCCCCTGCCCGAGGGATTCGACGGATCGTCGTTCGTCAACCTGATGAGCCGCGACGTCACGGTCTACCAGAGCGAGGAATGCACAACAGAGGGCGACTTCATCACCTACCCGGGTGCGGGAACGTACGTCCCGAACTCCCCGTTCGTGGTCCGCGCGATCAAGATCTGGGAGTAG